ATCGCACGGTGAGCGTATCGCGGGCCGGTCATCATTTCAACAGTCAGTGAAATGATAGTGTCGATAGATGCCTTCACCAGCGAAAACGAGGAAGCGGCGAGGGCGACGCCAGGGAGATCCGGTGTCGCGGGAGGCCGTTCTGGCTGCGGCCAAGGTGCGGTTCGCGGCAGAGGGCTACGAGAAGACCACGCTGCGGTCGATCGCGGACGACGCCAACGTGGATCCGTCGATGGTGCTGTACCTGTTCGGCTCGAAGGCCGACCTGTTCAGAGAGGCGCTGCGGCTCATCATCGACCCGGCCGCGCTTGTTGCCGCGCTCTCCGGGGGTGCCGACGACGAACCCGATATCGGTACTCGCATGGTGCGCACCTACCTGCGGATCTGGGAGTCGCCCGACACGGGTCCGAGCATGGTGGCGATGCTGCAGTCGGCGACGTCCAACTCCGATGCCCACGACGCCTTCCGTGCCTTCATGCAGAACTACGTGCTGACGGCGGTGTCCGATGTGCTCGGTGGTGGGGATGAGGCCAGGCTTCGTGCGATGCTCGCCGCGAGTCAGCTCGTTGGGGCGGCGGTGCTGCGCTACGTCATGAAGGTAGCGCCGATGGCGACACTGTCTGGCGACGAAATGGTGCGGCTGCTCGCACCGACGGTGACGCGCTATCTGACCGCGGACGCCAGGGAGCTCGGGCTCCCCTGAGCAGCCTCAAAGGACCAGGCCGTGAATTCCCTTGTACAGCACCAGGAGACCGATCACGACGAGAATGCCCGCGACGAGCACGGCATGCTGGCGCTCCATCCAGTCCCGCAGCCGTCGCAGGGGCTCGACGAGGCGATCACCCGACACGGCATAGGCCAGGATCGGCAATGCGACCGTCGAGCCCGCGACCGCGACGTACCAGATGACCGCCAACCACACTCGGGCGTCGGCCATCCCCGTCGTGCCGATGGCCAAACCCGCAGCGGCACAGATGAACAGCACCTTGGGATTGACTGCGGTGAGGACAAGACCTGTCACGCCGGCACGAGCGGGAGTGAGCTTGGACATGCTCTGCAGCCACTTTGGAACGTGCGCAGCCTTCTTGCGGGTGAGCCATCGGTAGATGCCGAACACGATCAACGCCGCACCGACCACGATGCGTAGCCAGGACGCCCAGCCGGGCGGCTTGCCACCGAGTCCGCCGATGAGGCCGGACACTGCAAGGAAGATGCTCGTCAACGCCGCGAGGCCGATCAGCCAACCCGTCAGGAAAGCCAGCCCCGCCGGCCGTGGCCGGGGCGTTTGCAGCACCAGCACCGCCGGGATGATCGACAACGGCGAAAGTGCCACGACCAGTGCGAGCGGTATGAGCTCGATCAGCACCGATCCCCAGTTGTCCGACAATGCTCCCCCTCTCGTCGCGTCATTCGATACGCAACGTAGCAATCATTGACCAAGCGGACTGTCCGTATGAAGCGATGACCGCCCAGGCGACCACCATGCCGATAGCATCTGCGCATGCGGCGGCCCGGTTCACGCGCGTGTATTGCTCTGATGTTGATTGTCACGTTGATCGCGGCGGCAACCGCATGCTCGCGTGACAAAGAAGCGCCCGCGCCGCAGGCCGGAGTCAACGCCGGACCCGACGGCAGACCCGCCCCGTTCAGGGAGCCCGTGCGGCTGTCGAGCAAGGACGGCGTACTCGAGGTGCGACTGTCGGCGCACCAGGGCACCGTCAACCTCGACACAGTCAAGGAGCCGGTCACCAATTTCCTGATCTTCTCCTACGACCTTGTCAAAGGTACGAGCTCGAACGGATCGACGAAGGGCGACAACGTCTATCCCGCGCCCACGTTGCGGGTGGAACCCGGCGAGAAGCTGATCGTCCACTACGACAACGATCTTCAGAATCTGACGATCCCGGACTTCTACGATCCCGCGATGACGCCCAAGGGCGGTGAGGTGCCGCTGTATCCGCCCGCTCTCAAAGAGGCGCCGTTGAACCTGCACACCCACGGTCTGCACATCAGCCCGTCGGGCAATGCCGACAACGTGTTGTTGTCGATTCCTGCCGGTATGAGCAACACCTTCACCTACGACGTGCCCGAGAACATGCCCAATGGGCTGTACTGGTATCACAGCCACCGGCACACGATGACGTCGCAGCAGACGTACGCCGGATTGGCCGGCCTGTTGGAGATCGGTCGCCCCGACGGCAATCTGCCGCTGGTCACGCAGAACGATATTCCCATCCGCAACATGGCGATTCAGTACAACTACGTGTTCGACCGTAGCGGCAAGGGGCACCAGCTCAACAACTACAGCTGGCCACAGTGGGCGAGCACGCTCGAACCGCCCGACGGGAACCAGCTCGCCGACGGCACGTACCAGCCGAGCCTGGCGCCGGTGAACATCGCCGACACCACAGTCGGCGCCCAGTACCTGACGCCGTGGTGGGCCGGACCGCTGTCACCGCGCAACAATCGCGGTCAGACTCAGTTCATCCCCTCGAATCTGATGAGCTTCGACAGTCCGACGACAAAGTTCGCCGAGAACCCGGGCCTGCCTGACAATCAGCGCGACGTGCAGTTCACCGTGAACGGCCAGTTCCAGCCGGAACTGAAGATCAAGCCGGGTCAGACGGAGATCTGGACGGTCGCCAATATCAGCGATATCGCCTATATGACACTGCGATTGACCGAGACCGCCACCGGCGACCATCCGAAGTTCTCGATAGTCGGGCAGGACGGTAACCCCTACACACAGGTCGGTCGCCCGGTCTACGGGGATGGGACAACGCTCAGCGTGCCGCCCGGGTCACGGTATGCGATCGCGGTCACGATGCCCAAGGAGGGGGATCTGGTCCTGGAGTTCCCGCCGGACCCCGATGCCAAGCCGCTCGTGAATCCCGGTGTGCTCTATACCAACAACGGGACCAAGAACACACCCGCGGTGCTGGGCACTCTCACGGTCGATCCCAAGTACATGGCGTTCGCCGACGGCTTCTTCGTGTTCCCGACGCAGACCCTGATCCGTGCCACGCCCGACACCAGTGGCGAAGGAAAGACCACCGCTTTCGAACCCGGGCAGAACCTCGACGCCTATACGTCGTTCGTGGACACGTCGGTGATGACCCCCGCCGTCAAACGGACCATGACGATCACCGACACCATCGGTGGCAACATCGCCAGCAACAACGATCCCAAGGCCGTCATCTACCAGTTCGAACCCGCCGGGTTCCCGAACGTCTCGCTGATCCAGCCGCGGCTCAACTCCGTTGAGGAGTGGACGATCGTCAATCAGAACAACGATGCGCATCCAATGCACATCCACGTCAACGACTTTCAAGTGATGGCCATCGATGATCCGCATAGGGGCAGGACCGGCGTACAACCCTGGGGGCTCGACAACGTCAACGTGCCCGCGCCGGTATTCAACGACATGCACGTGGTGAGCACGCCCGCGACGCTGACCCTGCGCCAGGAGTTCTCGGAGTTCGCGGGCACGTACGTGATCCACTGCCACCGCCTCAACCATGAGGACAACGGACTCATGGCCACCATCAACGTCATCCCCGAGGTGTCGACATACGCCGTGGCCAATCCCGGCTCCGATGGTAAACCGGCTTCCGTCCAGGTCCGGGATGGCAACGGCGACAAGGTGCTGCAGACCGTCGTCCCGTTCCCGGATTTCGAGGGCACGCCGTCGGTGGCGATGGCCGACGTGAACGGCGACATGATTCTCGATCTGCTTGTCGGAACCGGTAAGGGCGCCACGCCGGAGGTCGTCGCGTACGACGGCAACGACACCGACCTGGGCCTGTTCAAGACCGAGATCACCCGGTTCGTCCCGTTCGACTCCGACTTCACCGGCGGTGTGACCGTCGCCGGGGCGGACATCGACGGAAACTCATTGGCCGACAACATCATCGTCGGTACCGGTCCGGGCACAGAGTCGCAGGTGAAGGTGTATACCTCGAAGCTGCCGTCCGAGTCGGGCAAGGAGCCCGACGTGTTGTCCGCGTTCACGCCCTATCCCGGATCGCAGTCCGGGGTAACGCTGGCCACCGGAATGGTCGAATTCGGTTCAGGCCGCGAGACCATCGTGACCGCGCCGGGTCCCGGCGATGCGCCGCTCGTCAAGTCGTTCCGGTGGGACCTCTACACGCCGACCGCGCGGGCGCAGGCCAACGGCACGGCTACCGAGCACGCCGCAAAGCCCAATGAGCCCAGGATGACATCGAATTTCCTCGCCTACGCAGAGGACTACAGGGACGGGGTCGCGCTGTCGACCGGATGGGTTGCCGGTGGCGAGGGTGGCGCCATGAGCATCATCACCAGCCAACTCGCAGGGCCGGGCACCGTGCGGGTGTGGTCGACGGGCTCCAAGCTCGACGGGCAGCCCGGCATGTACCTCGACAGCCCCAACCACCATGAGGAGAACATCGAATACGCCGAGATCGCATCGTTCACACCGTTCCCCGGCGGGTCGACCGTCGCGACGAGCAGCACCGTCTACGGAGCCGATCTCGTTGTGGCGGGAACCACTGCTGGTGGCCAGGAGGTCCGCAAGTACACCCTGGAGCGACCAGCCCCGGATGCGACGACGTTGGCGCCGAAGCTACTCACCACCCTGCCGAAGATGCCGGCGGGACCGACGCCGCTGGGCGGCCGTTAGGGCATCTGCAGGAGCACCTTGGTGATGAGGTAGAAGGTCGCGCTCAACATCGACATGACGACGAGCACGAGTGCAAATCCACGCCAGTTGGTCTTGGTGACCGAGACATCGGGCGGCGGCCGCAGCCAGTTCTTGAGCAACGGATTGACGAAACGCGGCATCACGAAGTAACTGAGTGCCAAGCTGGACAACAGGTTTCCGATCAGCAGATTCAGCCATAACGGCAACCGCAACGGCCAGAGCGCCAAGGCGATCACCACCACAGTGGGGTAGACGCCGACCCACACCGCGACGGAGGTCTTGAAGTTCGACGGCGGTGGAGCCTCGGCGCCCGTGTCGTCGAAGGCGAACCAGTTGCCGAAGGAGTTGTCGACTGTTCTGGATTGGTAGTCCTTGAACTTCGCACCCTCGGCGAGCAGCTGCTTGCGTTCGCCCGAAACCAGCCAACGATCGAGATCGTCGGCGGTGCTGTAGCGATACAGCGCGGTCCACTCCTCCTGAACACCCTCCACCGGACGGAACAGCTCGGACCCGCGGAATCCCGGAAAAGCGCTCTCCGCCAGCCGAAGTCGCTCCTGCCAGGCGAGGAACTCGTCGACATCGGCCGGATCGACCCGGTGCGTCACCACCACGGTCACCAGTGGATCCGACCTTCGGCCACCGCCGCCGATGACCTGCTGGGTGCCCGGCCCTTCGAAGTACTGCTCGGCCTTGAGTAGCATCTCCTGACGGGTGGCGCTGTTGAGCCATGTCTGGACATGCGCGACCGAGTCGAAGCGATAGACGATCACCCAATCGCTTTGGACCCCGGTGGGCTGGTTGATCTCGGCGGCGATGAAGCCTGGGTACTTGCCGGCTTCGCGGTTCATGTTGAGCTGCCACGCCTCGAACGCCTGCTCCTGGCCGGGCCGAATGCGCTGACTGATGATCACCGTCGCGGTGGTATCGGTGGCCCCTGTCGTGTCCATGTCCTGCCAATCAGGTTGCGGGAGAAAGACGGTGCTCGATCAGGCGTCGATAGATGCGTTCCGGGGTGAACGGCAGCTCGCGATAGCGCACTCCAGTGGCGTCGTGCAGTGCGTTGGCCAGTGCCGGTGCCACCGGGTTGACGTTCGACTCGGCGATGCCCTTCGCCTTCATGGGTCCCACCGAGTCCTGGGTCTCGACGAGGAGGACTTCGGTGCGCGGCACGTCGGCGTAGGTGGGGATGCGATAGTTGCGCAGGTTGGGATTGACCATCACTCCGTTGCTGTCGACATGGAAGTTCTCGGTGAGCGCGAAGCCGATGGCCTGTGCGACCCCGCCTTCGATCTGTCCGCGGACCTGCTGCGGATTGATCACGACGCCGGGATCAGCGGCATGCACGCTGTAGAGAATGCGGACTTCGCCGGTGATCCGGTGGACGGCGATACGGAAGCCGTGCGCATTGGACGTCACGCTGCGCGGCGAACCATAGGCCTTGCGCGCCACGGTGAACCGCCTACCACGCTCACGGGCGGCCACCAGTACCTGGGCCAGCGTCAATCTGGTGTCGGCACACAGCACCCCGTCGTCGTCCATCGAACATTCGCCGACACCGACGCCGACGTGGCCCGCGGCGAAGTGCAGGATGCTGTCGCGTAGCGCGGTCGCGGCGTTCTGTACCGCGTTGCCGGACACGAACAGGCCGGCGCTTGCGAACGCGCCGGTGTCGAAACCCGTCCTGTCGGTGTCGGATTGCACGAGATGGATCCGAGACGTCGTCGTGCCGAGCACGCTCGCCGCGATCTGGACGTGCGCCGTGGACGTGCCTTCACCGAATTCGACTGTTCCCACGGCGATCTCGTAGCTGCCATCGTCCCGCAGGGTCGCCCAGGCTTCCGACACGTGGTCGGTGGGCGGCGCGGTCTCGTGGATGGAGCTCGCGGTACCCGTGCCGACCAGCCAATCTGGTCCGAGGCTCGGCTCGGGAGGCATGCGGCGCAACGCGTCGTCCACCAGGTCGATGCAGGCCGTCAGCCCGTCCTCGGTGAAACTCACATCTTCTGGGTGCTCACCGACCGCCACCAGCGCATCGCCGGGCACAATCACGTTGCGGCGGCGCAATTCCAGCGGATCCATACCGAGCGCCAGCGCCAACTCGGTCATCGCGGACTCGACCGCGAACGACGGCTGGGTCATGCCGTATCCGCGCAGCGCTCCGCTGGGCACGGTGTTCGTGTACACCGAGTAGCCGTCGAATCTCTTGTTGGGGCATCGGTATTGCATCATGGCGGCACCGCCGGCGAACAGCGTCTCGCCGCCGTGGTTTCCGTATGCGCCGGTATTGGACACGTTGCGGAATTGGAAGGCGGTCAGCGTGCCGTCGGCCTTCGCGCCCAGCTTCACGGTGACCTTCATCGGGTGACGCGGTGATGCTGTGGTGAACGACTCTTCCCGGGTGTACTCCCAGCAAACGGGCCTGCCGGTGTCCAGTGCCGCCAGCGCGACCAGGTCTTCGGAGATGACCTCCTGCTTGCCGCCGAACCCGCCGCCGACCCTCTTGCAGAACACCCGCAGCTCGTCCGGCCGAAGGTTGAACAGGTGGGAGAGTTTGAGTTTCGCGACCGACGGCGACTGCGAACTGGTGCGCACATGCAATCGCCCCTCCTCCATCCAGGCGATCGATCCATGTGTTTCGAGGTGGGCGTGCTGGACGCGGGGCGTGAAGTAGGTGCCCTCGTGGATCACGTCGGCCGCGGCGAATCCGGCCTCGACGTCGCCGACCTCGCCATGCAGTTCGAGCAGGATGTTGCGCAGCTTGTCGTGCGCGAACGGATCGTCGTAGCTGTGCAATTGGGGCGCGCCGTCGGCCATCGCCTCCTCGGGGTCGAAGACCGCCGGCAGCACCTCGTACTCCACGGCGACCTTGCGGCAACCCTCTTCGGCGGCGCCTACGGACTCGGCGACCACCGCCACGACGCGCTGGCCCACGAACCGCATGACGTTGTCGAGTATGTAGGTGTCGTCGGGATCGACGAGGTGGTCGGTGTGGATCGCCGTGCTGAATCGCTTACGGGGGACGTCCTGCCACGTGTATACGCGCTGGACGCCGGGAACCTCGAGCGCGGCGGACGTGTCGATGGAGACGACGCGCGCATGGGCGTGCGGTGAGTGCAGCACCTTGAGATGAAGCATCTCCGGCATCGCGGTGTCCATGGTGAATTCGACCGTCCCGGTCACGACCCCGGTTGCTGCCGGCGCAACAACGTTGGCGCCCACGGCCTCACCGGGTGCGGCGTCCTCGACTCCCTTGACGCCGTTGATCGCGTCCTCGATGGCGCGATACCCGGTGCAGCGACACAGGTTTCCCTTCAGCGCGCGCGGCAGGTCGCGCTTCTGCTCGTCGGTGAAGGTGGCCGACGTCATGATCATCCCCGCGGTGCAGAATCCACACTGGAATCCCGGTCCGTCGAGAAATCGCTGTTGCATGGGATGCAGATTGTCCGGCGTGCCAAGGCCCTCGATGGTGGTGACTTCCCGCCCCTCCGCGCGGAAGGCGGGAGTGATGCAGCTGTGCACCGGATCGCCGTCGAGCCACACCGTGCAGGCTCCGCAATCACCTGCGTCACAACCTTTTTTGACCCCGAGGTGGCCCAGCGAGCGGACGAAGGTACGCAGACACTGGCCGGGTCTGGGCTGCTCGTCGAAGGCCGCGCCGTTCACGGTGTAGGTCACGAAGCCCCCCGCGCGAACTCGGCGCGGATGTCCTCGGCGTAGTGCGCGGCGAGGTGGCGCCGGTGGTCCGGGCTGCCGTTAGGGTCGTCGAACCAGAGCTCATCGGGCAATTCGTCGATACGTCGGGCGAGCGCATCGGCGTCTGGCATCGAATCGAATCTCATGCGTACCGGGCGGGTGGTACCCGCGGTGATGGTCAGCAGCATGTCGTCCTGACGTTGGGTCGCGACGATGAAGATCGTCGATCGGCCGAGCTTGGTCAGGGTGAACCGTCGGTGGGTGTGCCGCTTTCGCAAGGCACTCGCCGGAATGTCGATCTTCCGCAGCACCTCTCCGGGCGCCAGGATGTTGGCGTTGTTTCCGGTGACGAAGTCGGCCGCGTCGACGGTGCGCTCGGAGCCGTCGGGCGCGCGCAAGGTGTAAGTGGCCTCCAGCGCAACTGTCATCGTGATCATCGGGCCGGCGGGCAGCG
The sequence above is drawn from the Mycobacterium gallinarum genome and encodes:
- a CDS encoding TetR family transcriptional regulator, whose product is MPSPAKTRKRRGRRQGDPVSREAVLAAAKVRFAAEGYEKTTLRSIADDANVDPSMVLYLFGSKADLFREALRLIIDPAALVAALSGGADDEPDIGTRMVRTYLRIWESPDTGPSMVAMLQSATSNSDAHDAFRAFMQNYVLTAVSDVLGGGDEARLRAMLAASQLVGAAVLRYVMKVAPMATLSGDEMVRLLAPTVTRYLTADARELGLP
- a CDS encoding GAP family protein, giving the protein MSDNWGSVLIELIPLALVVALSPLSIIPAVLVLQTPRPRPAGLAFLTGWLIGLAALTSIFLAVSGLIGGLGGKPPGWASWLRIVVGAALIVFGIYRWLTRKKAAHVPKWLQSMSKLTPARAGVTGLVLTAVNPKVLFICAAAGLAIGTTGMADARVWLAVIWYVAVAGSTVALPILAYAVSGDRLVEPLRRLRDWMERQHAVLVAGILVVIGLLVLYKGIHGLVL
- a CDS encoding multicopper oxidase family protein, translated to MLIVTLIAAATACSRDKEAPAPQAGVNAGPDGRPAPFREPVRLSSKDGVLEVRLSAHQGTVNLDTVKEPVTNFLIFSYDLVKGTSSNGSTKGDNVYPAPTLRVEPGEKLIVHYDNDLQNLTIPDFYDPAMTPKGGEVPLYPPALKEAPLNLHTHGLHISPSGNADNVLLSIPAGMSNTFTYDVPENMPNGLYWYHSHRHTMTSQQTYAGLAGLLEIGRPDGNLPLVTQNDIPIRNMAIQYNYVFDRSGKGHQLNNYSWPQWASTLEPPDGNQLADGTYQPSLAPVNIADTTVGAQYLTPWWAGPLSPRNNRGQTQFIPSNLMSFDSPTTKFAENPGLPDNQRDVQFTVNGQFQPELKIKPGQTEIWTVANISDIAYMTLRLTETATGDHPKFSIVGQDGNPYTQVGRPVYGDGTTLSVPPGSRYAIAVTMPKEGDLVLEFPPDPDAKPLVNPGVLYTNNGTKNTPAVLGTLTVDPKYMAFADGFFVFPTQTLIRATPDTSGEGKTTAFEPGQNLDAYTSFVDTSVMTPAVKRTMTITDTIGGNIASNNDPKAVIYQFEPAGFPNVSLIQPRLNSVEEWTIVNQNNDAHPMHIHVNDFQVMAIDDPHRGRTGVQPWGLDNVNVPAPVFNDMHVVSTPATLTLRQEFSEFAGTYVIHCHRLNHEDNGLMATINVIPEVSTYAVANPGSDGKPASVQVRDGNGDKVLQTVVPFPDFEGTPSVAMADVNGDMILDLLVGTGKGATPEVVAYDGNDTDLGLFKTEITRFVPFDSDFTGGVTVAGADIDGNSLADNIIVGTGPGTESQVKVYTSKLPSESGKEPDVLSAFTPYPGSQSGVTLATGMVEFGSGRETIVTAPGPGDAPLVKSFRWDLYTPTARAQANGTATEHAAKPNEPRMTSNFLAYAEDYRDGVALSTGWVAGGEGGAMSIITSQLAGPGTVRVWSTGSKLDGQPGMYLDSPNHHEENIEYAEIASFTPFPGGSTVATSSTVYGADLVVAGTTAGGQEVRKYTLERPAPDATTLAPKLLTTLPKMPAGPTPLGGR
- a CDS encoding antibiotic biosynthesis monooxygenase, with translation MDTTGATDTTATVIISQRIRPGQEQAFEAWQLNMNREAGKYPGFIAAEINQPTGVQSDWVIVYRFDSVAHVQTWLNSATRQEMLLKAEQYFEGPGTQQVIGGGGRRSDPLVTVVVTHRVDPADVDEFLAWQERLRLAESAFPGFRGSELFRPVEGVQEEWTALYRYSTADDLDRWLVSGERKQLLAEGAKFKDYQSRTVDNSFGNWFAFDDTGAEAPPPSNFKTSVAVWVGVYPTVVVIALALWPLRLPLWLNLLIGNLLSSLALSYFVMPRFVNPLLKNWLRPPPDVSVTKTNWRGFALVLVVMSMLSATFYLITKVLLQMP
- a CDS encoding molybdopterin-dependent oxidoreductase, coding for MTYTVNGAAFDEQPRPGQCLRTFVRSLGHLGVKKGCDAGDCGACTVWLDGDPVHSCITPAFRAEGREVTTIEGLGTPDNLHPMQQRFLDGPGFQCGFCTAGMIMTSATFTDEQKRDLPRALKGNLCRCTGYRAIEDAINGVKGVEDAAPGEAVGANVVAPAATGVVTGTVEFTMDTAMPEMLHLKVLHSPHAHARVVSIDTSAALEVPGVQRVYTWQDVPRKRFSTAIHTDHLVDPDDTYILDNVMRFVGQRVVAVVAESVGAAEEGCRKVAVEYEVLPAVFDPEEAMADGAPQLHSYDDPFAHDKLRNILLELHGEVGDVEAGFAAADVIHEGTYFTPRVQHAHLETHGSIAWMEEGRLHVRTSSQSPSVAKLKLSHLFNLRPDELRVFCKRVGGGFGGKQEVISEDLVALAALDTGRPVCWEYTREESFTTASPRHPMKVTVKLGAKADGTLTAFQFRNVSNTGAYGNHGGETLFAGGAAMMQYRCPNKRFDGYSVYTNTVPSGALRGYGMTQPSFAVESAMTELALALGMDPLELRRRNVIVPGDALVAVGEHPEDVSFTEDGLTACIDLVDDALRRMPPEPSLGPDWLVGTGTASSIHETAPPTDHVSEAWATLRDDGSYEIAVGTVEFGEGTSTAHVQIAASVLGTTTSRIHLVQSDTDRTGFDTGAFASAGLFVSGNAVQNAATALRDSILHFAAGHVGVGVGECSMDDDGVLCADTRLTLAQVLVAARERGRRFTVARKAYGSPRSVTSNAHGFRIAVHRITGEVRILYSVHAADPGVVINPQQVRGQIEGGVAQAIGFALTENFHVDSNGVMVNPNLRNYRIPTYADVPRTEVLLVETQDSVGPMKAKGIAESNVNPVAPALANALHDATGVRYRELPFTPERIYRRLIEHRLSPAT
- a CDS encoding FAD binding domain-containing protein, with the protein product MDLNTVTDVVRQPLDPPGAHWRDGDAFLAGGTWLFSDQQPHLRRLIDLAPLGWDALTVEETGLEIGAMCTIRDLYALTVPSDWPAASLLQTSCEAFLASFKVWNTATVGGNICMSLPAGPMITMTVALEATYTLRAPDGSERTVDAADFVTGNNANILAPGEVLRKIDIPASALRKRHTHRRFTLTKLGRSTIFIVATQRQDDMLLTITAGTTRPVRMRFDSMPDADALARRIDELPDELWFDDPNGSPDHRRHLAAHYAEDIRAEFARGAS